The proteins below are encoded in one region of Garra rufa chromosome 12, GarRuf1.0, whole genome shotgun sequence:
- the eefsec gene encoding selenocysteine-specific elongation factor, with protein sequence MADSSFPKTLNFNVGVLGHVDSGKTSLARALSSTASTAAFDKNPQSKERGITLDLGFSAFTVPLPEHLKESCGERQYDSLQFTLVDCPGHASLIRTIIGGAQIIDLMMLVVDVVKGMQTQTAECLLIGQLTCSRMIVILNKTDLLPTDKRQAAIDKMTKRMHKTLENTRFKGCPIIAVAAKPGGPEAPETDEPHGITELIDLLKAQAFLPHRDPSGSLLMAVDHCFSIRGQGTVITGTVLQGSLSVNDTVEIPALKVTRKIKSVQMFRKPVPSAMQGDRVGVCVTQFDPKLLERGVVCTPGSLHTLYAAVISVQKIEYYCGAIGSRAKFHITVGHETVMARISFFNRALSGKENGDCSPASQEQNAESFSFDWEFHHLDEYLTGQAEGGRGEPQQWALLEFERPVTCPPLCLVIGSRLDSDIHGNACRLAFHGKLLEGFEDKNYTETALPRLKISKDKQKEGAVERVTDDYTVIGRNLFKKETNLQLFVGLKVTLSTGESGSIEGGFGQSGKIKIRIPEGLKEETKQLLSSSSKKKGKGGAKNESSKSEETKPDAQPVTIHLNFKRYIYDPHKKMVQS encoded by the exons ATGGCAGATTCCAGTTTTCCTAAAACGCTGAACTTTAACGTCGGTGTCCTCGGCCATGTGGACAGCGGAAAAACATCTCTCGCTCGTGCGCTGAGCAGCACCGCATCCACCGCTGCCTTCGACAAGAACCCTCAGTCCAAAGAGCGAGGCATCACGCTGGATCTCGGCTTCAGTGCGTTTACGGTGCCCTTACCGGAGCACCTGAAAGAGTCCTGCGGGGAAAGACAATACGACAGTCTGCAGTTCACACTGGTGGACTGCCCAGGACATGCATCCCTCATACGAACCATCATCGGGG GTGCTCAGATCATTGATCTGATGATGTTGGTGGTTGACGTTGTAAAAGGTATGCAGACGCAAACAGCAGAGTGCCTTTTGATTGGTCAGCTTACCTGCTCCCGCATGATCGTCATCCTGAACAAAACAGACCTGTTGCCTACTGACAAGAGACAGGCGGCTATTGACAAAATGACCAAGAGAATGCACAAAACTCTTGAAAACACAAG ATTTAAAGGCTGCCCTATTATTGCTGTGGCAGCAAAGCCAGGTGGTCCTGAGGCCCCAGAAACAGATGAGCCACATGGAATAACTGAACTCATAGAT TTATTAAAGGCCCAGGCCTTCCTTCCTCATAGAGATCCATCGGGTTCTCTTCTGATGGCTGTAGATCATTGCTTCTCCATCCGTGGCCAGGGAACAGTCATTACCGGCACTGTCCTACAAGGGTCACTGAGTGTCAACGATACTGTGGAAATACCGGCGTTAAAG GTAACTCGCAAGATTAAATCTGTGCAGATGTTTCGTAAGCCAGTTCCTAGTGCTATGCAAGGGGATCGTGTCGGTGTGTGTGTGACGCAGTTTGACCCAAAACTCTTGGAACGAGGTGTAGTTTGCACACCAGGCTCATTGCACACTCTTTATGCTGCTGTTATATCCGTCCAAAAGATTGAATACTATTGTGGAGCAATTGGCAGCCGTGCAAAGTTTCACATCACCGTTGGACACGAAACCGTTATGGCTCGTATTTCATTCTTCAACCGAGCTCTTTCCGGCAAGGAAAATGGAGACTGTAGCCCTGCTTCTCAAGAGCAAAATGCAGAGTCTTTCTCATTTGATTGGGAGTTTCACCACTTGGATGAGTATTTGACTGGTCAGGCAGAAGGTGGGAGAGGGGAACCACAGCAATGGGCTTTACTCGAGTTTGAACGACCGGTCACATGTCCGCCACTTTGCTTAGTGATTGGGTCACGACTAGACTCAGATATCCACGGTAACGCATGCAGGCTTGCCTTTCATGGAAAGCTTCTGGAAGGCTTTGAGGACAAAAACTATACAGAGACAGCACTGCCTCGACTCAAAATCAGCAAAGACAAGCAGAAAGAAGGAGCAGTGGAACGG GTGACAGATGACTACACTGTGATTGGTCGAAACCTGTTTAAGAAGGAGACGAACCTTCAACTGTTTGTGGGTTTAAAAGTTACACTATCAACAGGAGAATCTGGCTCCATTGAAGGTGGCTTCGGCCAAAGTGGCAAAATCAAAATCAGAATACCAG AGGGGCTGAAAGAAGAAACCAAGCAGCTTCTATCCTCTTCCTCTAAGAAGAAGGGGAAGGGTGGGGCCAAAAATGAATCCTCCAAATCGGAGGAAACTAAACCCGACGCTCAGCCAGTCACCATACATCTGAACTTCAAACGCTATATATATGATCCCCACAAAAAGATGGTACAGTCGTGA
- the ruvbl1 gene encoding ruvB-like 1, whose product MKIEEVKSTTKTQRIASHSHVKGLGLDEAGNAKQSASGLVGQETAREACGIIVELIRSKKMAGRAILLAGPPGTGKTALALAMAQELGNKVPFCPMVGSEVYSSEIKKTEVLMENFRRAIGLRIKETKEVYEGEVTELTPCETENPMGGYGKTISHVIIGLKTAKGTKQLKLDPSIYESLQKERVEVGDVIYIEANSGAVKRQGRCDTFATEFDLEAEEYVPLPKGDVHKKKEIIQDVTLHDLDVANARPQGGQDILSMMGQLMKPKKTEITDKLRGEINKVVNKYIDQGVAELVPGVLFIDEVHMLDIECFTYLHRALESSIAPIVVFASNRGNCLIRGTEDISSPHGIPLDLLDRVMIIRTMLYTPQEMKQIIKIRAQTEGINISEEALSHLGEIGTKTTLRYAVQLLTPASLLARVQGREVVEKEQVEEINELFYDAKSSAKILQDQHTKFMK is encoded by the exons ATGAAGATCGAAGAGGTAAAAAGCACAACGAAGACGCAGCGCATCGCTTCTCACAGCCATGTAAAGGGTCTCGGGTTGGATGAGGCCGGTAATGCTAAACAGTCCGCGTCCGGACTAGTGGGACAGGAGACAGCTCGAGAG GCTTGTGGCATCATCGTAGAGCTGATTCGTTCTAAAAAGATGGCTGGCAGAGCCATTTTACTGGCCGGACCACCTGGAACAGGCAAG ACTGCTCTAGCGCTAGCCATGGCGCAGGAATTGGGAAATAAAGTGCCATTCTGTCCTATGGTGGGCAGTGAAGTGTATTCATCAGAAATCAAGAAGACTGAAGTGCTGATGGAGAACTTCAGAAGAGCAATCG GTCTGCGTATCAAGGAGACTAAAGAGGTATATGAGGGAGAGGTCACTGAACTGACTCCTTGTGAGACAGAGAACCCAATGGGAGGCTATGGTAAAACTATCAGTCATGTCATTATCGGTTTGAAGACCGCAAAAGGCACCAAACAGTTGAAG CTGGATCCCAGTATCTATGAAAGTCTGCAGAAGGAGAGAGTGGAGGTCGGTGATGTTATCTACATTGAAGCGAACAGTGGGGCAGTCAAG AGACAGGGACGATGTGACACATTCGCAACAGAATTCGATTTGGAGGCAGAAGAGTACGTACCTCTACCGAAAGGCGATGTACACAAGAAGAAAGAAATTATTCAGGATGTTACACTTCATGACCTGGATGTTGCCAATGCAAGACCTCAG GGAGGCCAGGACATACTTTCTATGATGGGTCAACTGATGAAACCCAAAAAGACAGAAATCACAG ATAAACTGAGAGGGGAGATTAATAAGGTGGTGAACAAATACATTGATCAGGGTGTGGCAGAACTGGTTCCTGGTGTTCTGTTCATTGATGAAGTTCACATGCTGGACATTGAGTGTTTTACCTACCTGCACCGAGCACTGGAGAGCTCCATCGCTCCCATCGTAGTGTTTGCATCCAATAGAGGAAACTGCCTTATCAG ggggacagaggacatcagctCTCCTCACGGTATTCCACTGGATCTGCTAGATCGAGTTATGATCATTAGAACTATGCTGTACACTCCTCAAGAAATGAAGCAG ATCATAAAGATCCGAGCTCAGACAGAAGGAATCAACATCAGCGAGGAGGCTTTGTCTCATCTTGGAGAGATCGGTACCAAAACTACACTCAG ATATGCAGTGCAGCTGCTGACCCCTGCCAGTCTGCTGGCACGAGTTCAGGGGAGGGAAGTAGTCGAAAAGGAGCAGGTTGAAGAAATTAATGAACTCTTCTATGATGCCAAGTCCTCTGCAAAGATCCTGCAAGATCAGCACACCAAATTTATGAAATAA
- the mustn1a gene encoding musculoskeletal embryonic nuclear protein 1a: MSQQGEQEDVKRPEVKAEDLIGARDNLASGTEVKSKTFEVMQECERAGKAAPSIFSKARSGSETAFNKPSQRK, translated from the exons ATGTCTCAA CAAGGTGAACAAGAGGATGTTAAGAGGCCTGAGGTGAAAGCAGAGGATTTGATTGGAGCCAGGGATAACCTAGCATCTGGAACAGAGGTGAAAAGCAAGACCTTTGAAGTGATGCAGGAATGCG AACGAGCTGGGAAGGCTGCGCCATCCATCTTCAGCAAAGCTCGCTCAGGATCTGAGACTGCCTTTAACAAACCCAGCCAAAGAAAGTAA
- the rft1 gene encoding man(5)GlcNAc(2)-PP-dolichol translocation protein RFT1 — translation MGSEDVLKSASTLASYNVLLQVMFRVLTFLLNAFTLRFVSKELIGVVNVRLMLLYSTLVFLSREAFRRACLSGEGAGRNWRQVINLLWLTFPVGCVWGVLLVCVWWWLLQAPDPESIPHYVPAVGLFCLAALTELLAEPLWVLAHAHMFVRLKVIAESLAMIAKCLVTVVMVVSAPQWGLYIFSAAQCVYAGFLLICYVLYFVRFLGSEEAEKKLFPVNHITELLPSRVDHEPLLNWKLTTLTWSFFKQSFLKQILTEGERYVMTFLNVLNFGDQGVYDIINNLGSMVARFLFLPIEESFYVFFAKVLERGRDVRHQKQEDVSMAAEVLECLLKLVLLIGLIITVFGYAYSHLALDIYGGELLSSGAGPALLRCYSCYVLLLAINGVTECFVFAAMSKEEVDRYNLVMLGLSASFLLLSYWLTWMLGGIGFILANCCNMALRIAHSIVYIHRYFLQSEYTPLWGLRPHSAVFIALGVSSILTTCSESMFCCDGGWLLRVLHVAVGAVCLLGVVLTVFLTETRLVQFVRTQLLPEYRKKST, via the exons ATGGGCTCAGAGGATGTGCTCAAGAGTGCTTCAACACTGGCTTCTTATAATGTTCTGCTTCAG GTGATGTTTCGAGTCTTGACGTTTCTCTTGAATGCATTTACTTTGCGGTTTGTGTCCAAAGAGCTGATAGGTGTGGTAAATGTCAG GTTGATGCTGCTCTATTCTACATTGGTGTTTCTGTCTAGGGAGGCGTTCCGGAGGGCGTGTCTTAGTGGCGAAGGGGCGGGGCGTAACTGGAGACAGGTGATCAACCTGTTATGGCTCAC ATTTCCAGTGGGTTGTGTGTGGGGTGTGCTGTTGGTGTGTGTGTGGTGGTGGCTGCTCCAAGCACCTGATCCAGAGTCCATCCCGCATTATGTTCCCGCTGTTGGATTGTTCTGCCTGGCTGCGCTTACAGAGCTGCTGGCTGAACCTCTCTGGGTTCTTGCACACGCCCACATGTTTGTCCGTTTGAAG GTGATTGCCGAAAGCTTAGCCATGATTGCTAAATGTCTTGTTACTGTAGTGATGGTGGTCTCTGCGCCTCAATGGGGACTCTATATCTTTTCTGCTGCCCAG TGTGTCTATGCAGGGTTTTTGCTGATTTGTTACGTGTTATACTTCGTCCGTTTCCTTGGCTCAGAGGAAGCAGAGAAGAAATTGTTCCCTGTTAATCACATAACAGAACTTCTACCATCTAGAGTGGATCATGAG cCACTACTAAACTGGAAGCTGACCACACTAACCTGGAGCTTTTTCAAACAGTCATTTCTCAAACAGATACTTACAGAAG GCGAGCGTTATGTGATGACATTTTTAAACGTGCTGAACTTCGGAGACCAGG GGGTTTATGATATAATAAACAATCTGGGCTCAATGGTGGCTAGATTTCTTTTTTTACCCATTGAGGAGAGTTTCTATGTGTTTTTCGCTAAAGTCCTAGAGCGTGGACGAGATGTACGACATCAAAAACAA GAGGACGTTTCAATGGCAGCTGAAGTTCTGGAATGTCTTTTGAAGCTGGTGCTTCTGATTGGTCTGATCATCACAGTTTTTGGTTATGCATATTCTCATCTGGCACTTGACATCTACGGCGGGGAGCTTCTGAGCAGTGGAGCCG gGCCAGCTCTCCTACGGTGTTATAGTTGTTATGTTCTGCTGTTAGCCATTAATGGAGTAACtgagtgttttgtttttgctgCCATGAGCAAAGAGGAGGTTGACAG ATATAATCTAGTGATGCTGGGTCTGTCAGCCTCATTTCTTCTCCTTTCTTATTGGCTGACCTGGATGTTGGGGGGCATTGGCTTCATTTTGGCGAACTGCTGTAACATGGCTTTACGAATCGCTCACAGTATTGTTTACATACATCGCTATTTTCTGCAAAGTGAATACACACCCCTGTGGGGGCTCCGGCCACATTCTGCTGTCTTTATTGCACTTGGTGTGAGCTCCATCCTCACCACCTGCTCAGAG AGCATGTTCTGCTGTGATGGTGGTTGGTTGTTAAGGGTGCTTCATGTTGCCGTGGGGGCAGTCTGTCTCCTGGGTGTGGTCCTCACAGTATTTCTGACAGAAACAAGACTTGTGCAGTTTGTCAGGACTCAGTTGTTACCcgaatacagaaaaaaaagtacaTGA
- the c12h1orf74 gene encoding UPF0739 protein C1orf74 homolog encodes MDVSSEMLISAAQKLLCSRKKRLSPSTCLDVTLQIMAVDLGIKTALLYDSNAASPEQLQSFLNSLQESGFVTSSLRILSIDDNTFIFNPATIESHLGDLLQSKSLLLIDVCPSREQPVLAGFEKKTEDMIKSLLGFFVNELDKGSSVIVLGEELYNDWNLCTLFGLMLGYPASYWFDQTKGFGNCLCMTPLVVCTVWVKWQIRDINHRCCLYSFSVPEELWSEVQSHVQRWTEHLRERFNKQPILTDLCFSRDTVTLPSVTL; translated from the coding sequence ATGGATGTTTCATCAGAAATGCTCATCTCTGCCGCACAGAAGTTACTGTGTTCTCGTAAGAAGCGTTTATCCCCGTCCACATGTCTTGATGTGACACTTCAAATAATGGCTGTGGATTTGGGCATCAAAACTGCGCTGCTTTACGATAGTAATGCAGCATCTCCAGAGCAGCTTCAGTCGTTTCTCAATTCTCTACAAGAGTCTGGATTTGTAACCAGTTCACTGCGGATACTTTCCATTGATGACAACACGTTTATTTTTAACCCTGCCACTATTGAGTCCCACTTGGGTGATCTTCTCCAAAGTAAAAGTCTCCTTCTGATTGATGTATGTCCCTCAAGGGAACAACCTGTCTTGGCTGGCTTTGAAAAGAAAACTGAGGATATGATCAAAAGTCTTTTAGGATTCTTCGTGAATGAGCTGGACAAAGGCTCCTCAGTGATTGTGTTAGGAGAGGAGTTGTATAATGATTGGAACTTGTGCACTCTTTTTGGACTCATGTTAGGTTATCCAGCCTCATACTGGTTTGATCAAACTAAAGGATTTGGCAACTGTTTGTGTATGACACCACTGGTGGTGTGCACGGTTTGGGTCAAATGGCAAATACGTGACATAAATCATCGCTGTTGTCTTTATTCATTCAGTGTTCCTGAAGAGCTGTGGTCAGAAGTCCAAAGTCATGTGCAACGGTGGACTGAGCATCTGAGAGAGAGATTTAACAAACAGCCAATTTTGACTGATCTCTGCTTTTCTAGGGATACGGTCACTTTGCCCTCTGTGACACTTTGA